One Felis catus isolate Fca126 chromosome D2, F.catus_Fca126_mat1.0, whole genome shotgun sequence DNA window includes the following coding sequences:
- the LOC111557101 gene encoding olfactory receptor 49-like, which yields MTLFYMFHKVLNSSVMIFYKIAQRVEEMEKSVTGGTRNWTEVQEFTLEGFPAVQNLGKVLFLVHLLAYVASIMGNTLIITITWTDHRLQTPMYFFLRSFSFFECCFVTTVIPKLLAIFLSGRQSISFVACFTQAFVFLFLGTTVFFLMAVLSLDRYLAICKPLYYSTIMNPRMCFLLVTACLSLGFVLMVVPIIMLSQSSFCGSHVIPHFFCDFGPLIHLSCSDTRSTEMLAFILALFILLTSLIITITAYSNIVVTVVRLPSAKERQKAFSTCSSHLIVLSLMYGSCVFIYVKPKQTNRLDSNREAALVNTVVTPLLNPVIYTLRNKQVHQALRDALSRVRLQK from the coding sequence aTGACACTGTTTTATATGTTTCACAAAGTTCTTAATTCTTCAGTCATGATATTCTACAAAATAGCTCAGAgagttgaagaaatggaaaagtcagtGACAGGGGGTACACGAAACTGGACAGAAGTTCAGGAATTCACTCTGGAGGGCTTTCCTGCTGTCCAGAACCTTGGAAAGGTTCTCTTCCTGGTACATCTGCTGGCATACGTGGCCTCCATCATGGGAAATACACTCATAATCACCATTACCTGGACTGACCATCGCCTCCAGacacccatgtacttcttcctccgCAGTTTCTCCTTTTTTGAATGCTGTTTTGTAACCACTGTTATTCCTAAATTGTTGGCCATCTTTCTGTCAGGGAGGCAATCAATTTCTTTTGTGGCTTGCTTCACACAagcctttgtctttcttttcctgggaACAACTGTTTTCTTCCTTATGGCGGTACTATCCCTAGATAGGTACCTGGCCATTTGCAAACCTCTGTATTACTCAACCATCATGAACCCAAGGATGTGTTTCCTTCTGGTCACTGCCTGCTTATCTTTGGGATTTGTCCTCATGGTGGTTCCAATTATAATGCTTTCCCAGTCATCCTTCTGTGGCTCCCATGTCATCCCTCACTTCTTTTGTGATTTTGGGCCACTGATTCATCTCTCTTGTTCTGACACCAGATCTACTGAAATGTTGGCCTTTATCCTTGCTTTGTTTATCCTTTTGACATCCCTTATCATAACCATCACTGCATACAGCAACATAGTAGTCACAGTTGTGCGACTTCCGTCAGCCAAGGAGCGACAGAAAGCTTTCTCCACCTGCTCCTCTCACCTCATTGTCCTCTCTCTGATGTATGGCAGCTGTGTCTTTATATACGtgaaaccaaagcaaacaaacaggcTGGACTCTAACAGGGAGGCTGCCCTTGTGAACACGGTGGTGACTCCGCTGCTGAACCCTGTCATCTACACTCTGCGGAACAAGCAGGTCCACCAGGCTCTGAGGGATGCTCTGTCCAGGGTTAGATTGCAGAAATAG